From the genome of Treponema peruense:
GCGACTTATGGACATCTGGTTGTCATTTACAATTACAATGAGATTTTTTGCAAGCTGGCCGGCATGACTCAGTCCTTCAAAGGCCATTCCCCCTGTAAGGGCACCGTCACCTATTACGGCAATAACCTTTCCGTCCTTTCCTGTCTGCTGCCATGCAGAAAGAAGTCCCAGTGCAGATGAAATGGAAGAAGAAGCGTGTCCTGCATCAAAAAAGTCATGAGGGCTTTCTGTAATTCTTGTAAAACCCGAAATTCCGTCTTTTTCCCTAAGAGTATAAAAATTTTCAAGGCGGCCTGTAAGAAGCTTGTGCGGGTAACACTGATGGCTTACGTCCCAGACTATTGCATCATGGGGACTGGAAAATACCCTGTGAAGCGCTATTGAAAGCTCTACTACACCCAGATTACTGGCAAGATGGCCTCCGTTACGGCCTACGACATCTATAATTTCGCGCCGCATTTCCGAAGCCAAAGCCGGAAGTTCTGATTCTGGAAGGGCCTTTAGGTCATCTGGTGAATGTATATTCTGAAGGATCAAAAAAAACTCCTAAACTGCGCGGAATTCTGTACCGCCATGCAGATATAAAAAAAACCGGGGTTTTCTCCCGGCCGGACGCAGCGTGCAAAATTTCCCCTGCAAAAAAAAGACCGCAGTAAGTCCGAAAACAACCGCGGTCTTTCAAGGGAAAAAGGCCAAGATACAGTCTTTCGAACTGTTACTTGCTCTTATGCCGATTTCTTCTAAGCTTCTTCTTTCGCTTATGTGTCGCTATCTTTGCGCGCTTTCTTTTCTTTCCACAAGGCACGATAGAACTCCTTAATTAAGTAAGTATTTGTAATTATCGTTTTTTTTGGTAATTACGTCAAGTACCATACAGTATTTTTTTGTTTTTTTCTCAATCAAGTTCCACCAGAAGACGGTTCAAAAAGAGTATCCCCTTTTCGTTGAGGGCATAAAATGTTTCACCGCCGCAGGAAGAATAAACATTTGTCATTCCTTCATCATAAAACCTGCGCCACACCCCGTTTTTTTCACCAAGCCTCAATGAAAGATTTCCGTTCCATGGAGACACACCGGAATACAACCTTTCATATTTCTGCGCGCTCACCCCCTGTCTTGTTCTGAGTCCCATCATAAGAAACTCAAATTCCATTGTTTTTGCATCCAGATTTTCTGTTTCCAAAGGGACATCGTCTTTGACAAGCTGTTCAAAAGACAGACCGTCGCACGAAGAGGCGCTGTATGTTTTCCAGAAGTCAATGTAGGCTTTTACATCTTTTTTGACATTCCATCTGAGCCCCTCAGAACCGCAGTAAACTGTTCCCGAAGCACCGGCTCCGGCTCCTATATAGCTCTGCTGCTGCCAGTATGCGCTGTTGTGACGGCTTTCTTTTCCCGCAAGACAGAAATTTGACACTTCGTACTGTGAAAATCCATGCGAAAAAAGAATATCGCGCCCCAAAAGCCACTGTGAGTCAGCTTCATCTGCATTCCATTCCATTCCATTGTCTATTTTTTTGCAAAGGGGTGTACCTTCTTCTACCGTAAGCGTATACAAAGAAAAGTGCTGCGGTCCATAGGAAAGCATTTTTTTGAGCGAAAGGGCAAATTCTTCACTGTTCTGGGCTGGAAGTCCTGCAATGGCATCCAGACTCAGGTCGTTTTTCCAGCATTTTTTTACGAGTTCAAGTGCCTGCTGTGCCTTCTGTACAGTGCAGTTTCTTCTTACCGAAAGCAGCGCTGCGGAATTAAGGCTCTGTATGCCAAGAGAAAGTCTGTTGACGCCGCAGGAATCGGCAGCAGAAAGCAGTTCTTTATCAAGGGATTCGGGGTTCATTTCGACAGTAACTTCTGCACCGCAGGAAATTCCGCATTTGCATGACTTTTGTATTCCGTCAAACAGGCTGTTCAACTGAACGGGTGACAGAAGGCTTGGTGTTCCACCGCCGATATAAACTGTATTCCACTCCTGTACACCAAAGATCCGGGCATAAGTTTTCACTTCCTTTACAACGCAGTCCACGTAGTCATCGGGAACAGATTTACACAAACCTATGCCCGTGCTGAAAAAGTCGCAGTAGTCGCATTTTGAGGTACAGAAAGGAATGTGCACATAAAGGGAAAATTTTCCCATCAGAAAAGTTTTATTCTGTTAAGCGGAAAAAACTGAAGGACGGCACTTCCCTTGAACATGGAAGATTTTACGGGACCGTAACCCCTTGAGTCTACAGCTTCAATTCTGTTGTCTGCAAGAAGGAAATACTCGTCACTGCCCAGCACGGTTTCTGCCATATCACCAATACAGCCCATTCCGTCCCACTCAACCGGAACAGAATAAATACTTACGTCATAAGGCTTTGAGGCAAGTTCAAATTCTGTCAGAAAAAGATTCTGTCCTGCAGGCTTTACGTAAAGAACATAATCCTTCATGTAAATTGTATCTCCGGGAAGCGCCACAACGCGTCTGAGTGTTTCCTTACCGCTCATTTTGTGCGTATAACCGAACGGAGCATATTTCTGAAGTGTAAAGAAACTTACCGAAGTATTTATGAATCTCTGAAAAAAAGAAAGTCTGCGGCCGTCAGTTCTGGACAGAAGAACAACGCTGCCTCTTTTTGGACTTTTTGCAAGCGGGCACACAAAGACCATTCCGTTTTCTGCAATCCCCTTTTCCATGGAATCTGAGCGTACATAAACCGGAAAAAGCACATAATTCAGGAAAAGCGATATAAAAAGAACAACGGAGGCAACAAGAATAAAACATCTTGTAACGCGCCTGCGTCTTTCACGCCTCATTTCAAAGGAATAGTCATATACATTCTGTTTCATTTATAAACAATAATACCACATACAGCAGGTGCTTTCAATCCCCGCAAAAAACGCGAGCAAAAGAGACAGCTGGCACCAGACGGCGGGCAGCATACAACTGTAGACTTTTGGCCGATGCTTTGATATTATGGAAGATATGGCAGAAAGTCGCAAAATAATAGCACAAAACAGAAAAGCTCACTTTAACTATACAATCGAAGATAAAATTGAATGCGGAATAGCCCTCGAAGGAACAGAAGTAAAATCCGTAAGGGACGGAAACGTTTCGTTCAATGACAGTTTTGCCCTTATAGAAAACGGTGAAGTCTGGGTTCAGAATTTTCACATTGCCGAATATATGTTTTCTTCTGTGTTCAACCATGACCCCGACAGAAAAAAGAAGCTTCTTCTGCATAAAGAAGAGATTAAAAGACTTCAGCGCAAGGTAGAAGAAAAAGGATACACGCTTATTCCGCTTGATTTTTACCTTAAGAACGGGCTTGTAAAACTGACGCTCGGTGTCTGCAAAGGAAAGAAACAGTTTGACAAGCGTGCAGACATAAAGGACCGTGACGTAAAGCGCGAAATTGCAAGGGAATTCCGCTCCAACCTGAACGGATAGGAAAAGCCATTGCACGCAGGAAAAATTCTTCTTGGAATACTGATGCTTCTCTATTCTGCTGCATACGCGGCCACAACCGTAGACTTCTATGCAACAGTTTCATCTTCTGATGATGAAAACATGATAAAAATGACGACAGACCTTTTTTACAGCCAGTTTCTGTCAATAAACGGTTATGCAGTCAACGACAGAAGGGACACTGCCT
Proteins encoded in this window:
- the smpB gene encoding SsrA-binding protein SmpB gives rise to the protein MAESRKIIAQNRKAHFNYTIEDKIECGIALEGTEVKSVRDGNVSFNDSFALIENGEVWVQNFHIAEYMFSSVFNHDPDRKKKLLLHKEEIKRLQRKVEEKGYTLIPLDFYLKNGLVKLTLGVCKGKKQFDKRADIKDRDVKREIAREFRSNLNG
- the lepB gene encoding signal peptidase I, which codes for MKQNVYDYSFEMRRERRRRVTRCFILVASVVLFISLFLNYVLFPVYVRSDSMEKGIAENGMVFVCPLAKSPKRGSVVLLSRTDGRRLSFFQRFINTSVSFFTLQKYAPFGYTHKMSGKETLRRVVALPGDTIYMKDYVLYVKPAGQNLFLTEFELASKPYDVSIYSVPVEWDGMGCIGDMAETVLGSDEYFLLADNRIEAVDSRGYGPVKSSMFKGSAVLQFFPLNRIKLF
- the hemW gene encoding radical SAM family heme chaperone HemW, translated to MGKFSLYVHIPFCTSKCDYCDFFSTGIGLCKSVPDDYVDCVVKEVKTYARIFGVQEWNTVYIGGGTPSLLSPVQLNSLFDGIQKSCKCGISCGAEVTVEMNPESLDKELLSAADSCGVNRLSLGIQSLNSAALLSVRRNCTVQKAQQALELVKKCWKNDLSLDAIAGLPAQNSEEFALSLKKMLSYGPQHFSLYTLTVEEGTPLCKKIDNGMEWNADEADSQWLLGRDILFSHGFSQYEVSNFCLAGKESRHNSAYWQQQSYIGAGAGASGTVYCGSEGLRWNVKKDVKAYIDFWKTYSASSCDGLSFEQLVKDDVPLETENLDAKTMEFEFLMMGLRTRQGVSAQKYERLYSGVSPWNGNLSLRLGEKNGVWRRFYDEGMTNVYSSCGGETFYALNEKGILFLNRLLVELD